One window of Hydractinia symbiolongicarpus strain clone_291-10 chromosome 3, HSymV2.1, whole genome shotgun sequence genomic DNA carries:
- the LOC130635543 gene encoding protein phosphatase inhibitor 2-like, with product MAEASQLTTCPVNPAGKEVKGILKHKSEDHTHPEVKWDEMNILETYHPANKDYGHMKIDEPPTPYNYDELAGEEGEMANIDNVAEKLATGAPRKDYESNPDESDEEENLTDDAKEKKKEFQDHRKKHYNEFTNVKRARELIEKELAELEDEEGKMDTSK from the exons ATGGCGGAGGCGTCGCAGCTAACAACATGTCCCGTGAATCCGGCTGGAAAAGAAGTTAAAGGAATTTTAAAACACAAGTCTGAAGATCATACGCATCCAGAAGTGAAGTGGGACGAAATGAATATATTAGAAACTTATCATCCTGCGAACAAGGACTATGGACATATGAAAATTGATGAACCCCCAACACCGTATAATTATGATGAG ctTGCAGGGGAAGAAGGAGAAATGGCTAACATAGATAACGTTGCGGAAAAACTTGCTACAGGAGCTCCTAGAAAAGACTACGAGAGTAATCCCGACGAAAGTGATGAGGAAGAAAATTTAACTGACGATGCGAAGGAAAAAAAGAAGGAGTTTCAAGACCACAGAAAGAAACACTACAACGAATTCACAAATGTAAAACGCGCCAGAGAGCTAATTGAAAAAGAACTTGCCGAATTGGAGGATGAAGAGGGGAAAATGGATACATCAAAATAA
- the LOC130635544 gene encoding caspase-2-like, whose product MTTNMAHDEDEILKVYAEWKRDVLEEKRYILCKDIDPQRFFPFLRSKQILDQDNEEDINYERTRLRRAERFLDILVTKGPDAFDYFCEALLTQVAGQLHLLKEILEALDDKREDISDLNHRRELPPLRFSVPLPTPGQIGGPELPFEPPPAYVEVER is encoded by the coding sequence ATGACAACAAACATGGCGCATGATGAGGATGAAATTCTAAAAGTCTATGCTGAATGGAAACGAGATGTTTTAGAAGAAAAGAGATACATATTATGTAAAGATATAGATCCTCAAAGATTCTTTCCATTTTTACGTTCAAAGCAAATTTtagatcaggataatgaagaaGACATTAATTATGAAAGAACTCGTCTTCGTCGTGCTGAGCGCTTCTTAGATATTTTAGTTACGAAGGGACCGGATGCTTTTGATTATTTTTGTGAAGCTCTGTTAACACAAGTTGCTGGACAACTACATTTACTTAAAGAAATTCTAGAAGCCTTGGATGACAAGCGAGAAGACATAAGTGATTTGAATCACCGCCGGGAATTACCTCCTCTGAGATTTTCAGTACCGCTACCAACTCCTGGTCAAATTGGTGGACCAGAATTACCTTTTGAACCGCCACCCGCTTATGTTGAGGTCGAAAGGTGA